One Setaria viridis chromosome 5, Setaria_viridis_v4.0, whole genome shotgun sequence genomic region harbors:
- the LOC117859351 gene encoding transcription factor KUA1 encodes MARKCSHCGNYGHNSRTCGLGNSRETMLCQGGGDNGGGVGGGSRSGGGTSGLRLFGVQVHAGGGGAGSAAASMKKSYSMDCLQLAAPGCSIVSPSSSSSSSLLLSIEEGLERAAATNGYLSDGNARVVAERKKGVPWSEEEHRQFLAGLEKLGKGDWRGISRNYVTTRTPTQVASHAQKFFLRQSSMGKKKRRSSLFDMVPICENSSSISDPPSSEGASTSLSLNVSRHEQSSERTTAFDLNSTEEDDGRADVSSASGAGTRPFPAAAAAPPPTELQPPHGHGHGHGHGHHHCSPLELELGMSLSTPFIGT; translated from the exons ATGGCCAGGAAGTGCTCCCACTGTGGCAACTACGGCCACAACTCCAGGACCTGCGGCTTGGGAAACAGCAGGGAAACCATGCTCtgccaaggcggcggcgacaacGGCGGCGGTGTCGGAGGCGGAAGCAGAAGCGGTGGCGGTACCAGCGGACTGAGGCTCTTCGGAGTGCAGGTCcatgctggcggcggcggtgcgggctcggcggcggcgtcgatgaAGAAGAGCTACAGCATGGACTGCCTGCAGCTCGCGGCTCCTGGCTGCTCCATCgtctcgccgtcgtcgtcgtcctcgtcgtcgctgcTGCTGTCCATTGAAGAGGGCTTGGAGAGGGCGGCGGCCACCAACGGCTACCTGTCCGATGGAAATGCCAGAGTTGTGGCGGAGAGGAAGAAAG GCGTCCCATGGAGCGAGGAGGAGCACAGGCAGTTCCTCGCCGGCCTGGAGAAGCTGGGCAAGGGCGATTGGCGAGGCATCTCCAGGAACTACGTCACGACGAGGACCCCGACGCAGGTCGCCAGCCATGCCCAGAAGTTCTTCCTCAGGCAGAGCAGcatggggaagaagaagcgcCGCTCCAGCCTCTTTGACATG GTTCCCATTTGCGAGAACAGTTCGAGCATTTCCGATCCGCCAAGCAGCGAGGGCGCCTCCACTTCCCTGTCGCTGAACGTGTCGCGCCATGAACAGAGCTCCGAGAGGACGACGGCCTTCGACCTGAATTCTacggaggaagacgacggcaGGGCCGACGTATCGTCGGCGTCAGGTGCAGGGACCAGACCGTtcccggcagcagcagcagctccgccACCGACGGAGCTGCAGCCTCCTCATGgccacgggcacgggcacgggcacggccaccaccactgcTCCCcgttggagctggagctgggcATGTCCCTGTCCACCCCATTCATCGGAACATGA